One stretch of Oceanipulchritudo coccoides DNA includes these proteins:
- a CDS encoding 3'-5' exonuclease, whose translation MPEIEHYRQINQLKLSLEANWENFRFACIDSESTGLDPKRDAIISLAGVGLQNGEICLWDQFSVILPIAYNTSSVTVHGITREEASDGVEAPVALRAFLDWLGDGIIVGHHIQHDVTLINFALEKHFAIKLQNVVIDTMEAFLAVSEIGGFASLGEPRGYSLDALCDHFNIVPHDRHTALGDGFLTAQILLRILKEAAKYGQWNLHDLRAWHADEPIPEKEGK comes from the coding sequence ATGCCCGAAATTGAGCACTACAGGCAGATCAACCAGCTCAAGTTGTCCCTTGAGGCAAACTGGGAGAACTTTCGCTTTGCCTGCATTGATTCGGAAAGCACGGGCCTCGATCCCAAGCGGGATGCGATCATCAGTCTGGCTGGGGTAGGGCTGCAAAACGGGGAAATCTGTCTGTGGGACCAGTTTTCCGTCATTCTGCCCATAGCCTACAACACCTCTTCCGTCACGGTCCACGGAATCACCCGTGAGGAGGCCTCGGATGGGGTCGAGGCACCGGTGGCATTGAGAGCCTTTCTTGATTGGCTGGGAGATGGGATCATCGTCGGGCATCATATCCAGCACGATGTCACCCTGATCAATTTTGCCCTCGAAAAGCACTTTGCCATCAAACTACAGAATGTCGTCATCGACACCATGGAAGCATTTCTGGCCGTCAGTGAGATAGGCGGATTTGCCTCCTTGGGAGAGCCCCGGGGCTACTCCCTGGATGCCTTGTGCGACCACTTCAATATTGTCCCTCATGACCGCCATACAGCGCTGGGAGACGGCTTTCTGACAGCCCAGATTCTTCTGCGCATCTTGAAGGAGGCCGCCAAGTATGGACAATGGAATCTCCATGATCTGCGCGCCTGGCACGCCGATGAGCCAATTCCGGAAAAGGAAGGCAAATAG
- the rpsT gene encoding 30S ribosomal protein S20: MANLQSSKKDVRRISRRTERNLAVKSRLKTLRKKALGEASAEDKSAYASALDKAVKAGVLHKNKANTEKAKLAKNGLHSKSLH, encoded by the coding sequence ATGGCTAATCTACAATCATCCAAGAAAGACGTCCGTCGGATTTCCCGTCGCACCGAGCGCAATCTGGCCGTTAAGAGCCGCCTCAAGACTCTTCGTAAGAAGGCTTTGGGCGAAGCTTCCGCTGAAGACAAAAGCGCTTACGCCTCTGCCCTTGATAAGGCTGTCAAGGCCGGTGTCCTGCACAAAAACAAGGCAAACACGGAAAAGGCCAAACTTGCCAAGAATGGCCTCCATTCTAAAAGCCTGCATTAA
- a CDS encoding pseudouridine synthase yields the protein MSKQPHLGFPAPLLGVDPIRLPVLHDDGEMLILAKLPGILLQQDAWYPRLPILIEAIRYQAAQGKPELVKMGISPSGLWAVTDIDAECAGPVLLTRSREAAEELKNQFGSGAFSFTYEFITQSTPSEDKLECDLPLSRHGRLPRMLVSHTTGKITHTTFSMVDSVGSYTLCSAQTRFPRRHQVLLHALESGLPVLGDRIYAKSNPIMLSRIKRDYHFRRDQDERPLYDGPAYYLKELTISENLTISMPAPPRWQGLVKQLQKYSH from the coding sequence ATGAGTAAACAGCCGCATCTAGGGTTTCCAGCGCCGCTTCTTGGCGTTGATCCCATCCGGCTTCCCGTCCTTCATGATGACGGGGAGATGCTGATTCTGGCTAAGTTGCCCGGCATTCTCCTGCAGCAGGATGCCTGGTATCCACGCCTTCCAATCCTCATTGAGGCGATCCGTTACCAGGCGGCCCAGGGAAAGCCGGAGCTGGTAAAAATGGGCATCAGTCCATCGGGGCTCTGGGCAGTGACAGACATCGATGCCGAGTGCGCAGGTCCAGTCCTCCTGACGAGATCGCGTGAGGCGGCTGAGGAACTGAAGAACCAGTTTGGATCCGGTGCATTTTCCTTCACCTACGAATTTATCACGCAGTCCACACCCAGCGAGGATAAGTTGGAGTGCGATTTGCCCCTTTCCAGACATGGGCGCCTTCCAAGAATGCTGGTTTCCCACACCACGGGGAAAATTACCCACACCACTTTTTCGATGGTCGACAGCGTGGGATCCTACACCCTTTGTTCCGCACAAACCCGCTTTCCACGGCGTCACCAGGTGCTCTTGCATGCCCTGGAGTCTGGATTACCCGTCCTCGGGGACAGAATCTACGCTAAAAGCAACCCTATCATGCTCTCGCGTATCAAACGGGACTATCATTTTCGCCGGGATCAGGACGAGCGACCCCTCTACGATGGCCCAGCCTATTATCTCAAGGAGCTGACCATCAGTGAGAATTTAACGATTTCCATGCCCGCTCCGCCCCGTTGGCAGGGCCTTGTGAAACAGCTTCAAAAATATTCTCACTAG